The following are encoded in a window of Perca fluviatilis chromosome 21, GENO_Pfluv_1.0, whole genome shotgun sequence genomic DNA:
- the LOC120551542 gene encoding autotransporter adhesin BpaC-like: MWHRNHFLLVTEAMGAIWAFVICVLTVWITKGLCLPVGGTNERRDNGLQRRMIGDLSPNDISMKKAFALLQSMESMLTQSAKEVQLETNEVEAEASFSYLNESKKLKTEKLLYPHTNLTDNLTSSNNLTNNLEANPTCSDNATCSNNATFSDETSSDNLAGNATCSDNMTCSDNATLSDETSSDNLAGNATCSDNSTCSDNATFSDETSSDNLAGNTTCSDNSTCSDNATFRDETSSNNLAANATCNNATCSDNATFSDETSRDNLASNTTCSDNSTCSDNATFSDETSRDNLAGNATCSDNSTCSDNATFSDETSRDNLAANATCSNNATCSDNTTFSDETSRDNLAGNATCSDNSTCSDNATFSDETSRDNLASNATCSNNPTCSDNATFSDETSSDNLAGNTTCSDNLAANMMSCANLTTSDNLTSAKK; the protein is encoded by the exons ATGTGGCACAGGAATCATTTTCTCTTAGTGACTGAAGCAATGGGAGCTATTTGGGCCTTTGTTATTTGTGTGCTGACTGTTTGGATTACCAAAG GCTTGTGTTTGCCAGTTGGTGGCACAAATGAAAGACGTGATAATGGGCTGCAGAGGAGAATGATTGGAG ATTTGTCTCCCAATGATATCTCCATGAAGAAGGCCTTTGCACTTCTCCAGTCAATGGAGTCCATGTTGACCCAATCTGCTAAAGAAG taCAACTGGAAACTAATGAAGTGGAAGCTGAGGCATCATTTAGCTACCTGAACGAATCTAAAAAGCTCAAAACGGAGAAACTTCTCTATCCACACACCAACCTGACCGACAACCTGACGTCCAGCAACAACCTGACCAACAACCTGGAGGCCAACCCGACGTGCAGTGACAACGCGACATGCAGCAACAACGCAACGTTCAGCGACGAGACGTCCAGCGACAACCTGGCCGGCAACGCAACGTGCAGCGACAACATGACGTGCAGCGACAACGCAACGCTCAGCGACGAGACGTCCAGCGACAACCTGGCCGGCAACGCAACGTGCAGCGACAACTCGACGTGCAGTGACAACGCAACGTTCAGCGACGAGACGTCCAGCGACAACCTGGCCGGCAACACGACGTGTAGCGACAACTCGACGTGCAGTGACAACGCAACGTTCCGCGACGAGACGTCCAGCAACAACCTGGCCGCCAACGCGACGTGCAACAACGCG ACGTGCAGCGACAACGCAACGTTCAGCGACGAGACGTCCAGAGACAACCTGGCCAGCAACACAACGTGCAGCGACAACTCGACGTGCAGCGACAACGCAACGTTCAGCGACGAGACGTCCAGAGACAACCTGGCCGGCAACGCGACGTGCAGCGACAACTCGACGTGCAGCGACAACGCAACGTTCAGCGACGAGACGTCCAGAGACAACCTGGCCGCCAACGCGACGTGCAGCAACAACGCGACGTGCAGCGACAACACAACGTTCAGCGACGAGACGTCCAGAGACAACCTGGCCGGCAACGCAACGTGCAGCGACAACTCGACGTGCAGCGACAACGCAACGTTCAGCGACGAGACGTCCAGAGACAACCTGGCCAGCAACGCGACGTGCAGCAACAACCCGACGTGCAGCGACAACGCAACGTTCAGCGACGAGACGTCCAGCGACAACCTGGCCGGCAACACAACATGCAGCGACAACCTGGCCGCCAACATGATGTCCTGCGCCAACCTGACGACCAGCGACAACCTGACCTCTGCCAAGAAATGA